In Schistocerca americana isolate TAMUIC-IGC-003095 chromosome 7, iqSchAmer2.1, whole genome shotgun sequence, a single genomic region encodes these proteins:
- the LOC124621794 gene encoding piggyBac transposable element-derived protein 4-like has product MFRCGLSDAEIADLINHSDTLDNVESDSDDSECNGVFEEDEIDDSLSSDEDENDVEGVASNPAAVPYPKDSEWTAVDTYRPLPVNTTPRQILVDIDESSSVLDCSKVFLTDSDVNELKRQTNLYASQTIQKKRRGNNLKPHSVLSSWKPVTISEMRRFLGIIFHMCVSKKPKIADHWSTNPVLSCNFCPHVMSRLRFTQILSCLHLVDNSNQKKPGEDGFHPLYKVLPYYNNLKERCIQAYRPSEKVTIDEGICPFRGRVSFRVYMQNKPHKYGLKVYAVAEASSGYVVNFEVYAGKHIVDNSSSAVILRLLSDSSLLNKGHTVYLDRFYSSPELFQQLAEKGTGAVGTVNKSRKGLPKDLVSAKLKKGEMSFRRKDNVLAMKWKDKRDVYTLSTRHQATFGTHTKRNGSVVLKPLQVLDYNLNKIGVDIGDQRLQYNPFQHRTVKWWRKLYFHLLLMGVSNAFWLYNAVHRKKITITDFITVLAVQLVEDDTLEFIPRNEGTVGRLTKRHFLQHIPATTKKYAARVCHVCSSRSKKQSGKASRKETRYECEQCGVALCLEPCFKIFHTKKQYDSV; this is encoded by the exons atgtttcggtgcggtttatcagacgcagaaattgcggatttgatcaatcatagcgacactctggataatgtagagagtgattcagacgattctgaatgcaatggtgtgtttgaag aagacgagattgatgacagtttgtcttcagatgaagacgagaatgatgttgaaggtgttgcttcaaatccagcagctgtgccgtatccgaaagacagtgagtggactgcagttgacacctaccgacctctgcctgtcaacacgacacccaggcagatactagtggatattgatgagtcgagttctgtactggattgcagtaaagtgttccttactgacagtgacgtaaatgaactcaagagacagacaaatttgtatgcatcacagacaatacagaagaaaagaagaggaaataatctgaagccccattcagttttgagttcgtggaagccagtgactataagtgagatgaggcgtttcttgggtattattttccacatgtgtgtttcgaaaaagccaaaaattgcggaccattggagcactaatcctgttcttagttgtaacttttgtccccatgtcatgagccgtttgcgtttcactcagatactgtcatgcttgcatcttgttgacaattcaaatcagaaaaaaccaggcgaagatggatttcatccactttacaaagttttgccatattataataatttgaaggagcgatgtatccaggcatatcgtccctcagaaaaagtgacaattgatgaaggaatttgcccatttcgaggtcgtgtgagtttccgtgtttacatgcaaaataagcctcataagtatggactgaaagtatatgctgttgctgaagccagtagtggctatgttgtaaattttgaagtttatgctggtaagcatattgttgacaattcttcgtctgcggttattttgcgattgttgtctgacagcagcttgctgaacaaaggccacactgtgtatttagatcgattttattccagtccagagctatttcagcaactggcagagaaaggcactggagctgttggtactgtgaacaaatccaggaaaggattgcctaaagatttagtatctgctaagctgaaaaagggcgaaatgtcttttcggcgtaaagataatgtattggcaatgaagtggaaagataagagagatgtgtatacattgtctacaaggcatcaagcaacatttggtacgcatactaagagaaatgggtctgtagtattgaaaccacttcaggtacttgattacaacctcaataaaattggagtggatattggagaccaacgcctgcagtacaatccgttccagcacagaactgtgaaatggtggcgaaaattatatttccatttgctgcttatgggagtatcaaatgcattttggctgtacaatgcagtgcacaggaagaaaattacaataacagactttataacagtgcttgcagttcagcttgttgaagacgacacacttgaattcattccaagaaatgaaggaactgtaggtcggctaacaaagagacattttttgcagcacatacctgcaactactaagaagtatgctgctcgtgtgtgtcacgtgtgcagttccaggagcaagaaacagagtggcaaggcttctcgcaaagagacacgatacgaatgtgaacagtgtggcgttgcactctgcctggaaccttgctttaaaattttccacactaaaaaacaatatgattctgtgtga